Within Celeribacter marinus, the genomic segment GAGGAGACACGTTGGACAAAAAAACAAAAAAAACGATCACGAGCCCAGTGCTCGAAAAGGGATGAGATTATGAAAACACAGCTAACACTGGCCGCAGCCATCGCGGTTGGCGCCACAGGCGCATACGCAGGCGGCATGGACCGATCAGGTCAGTCTATCGCGCCACTATTCGAAGATGGTTCTTATGTAGAACTGAGCTTTGGGAATGTGAACCCGACTGTGTCGGGCGTCTTCACCCACCCGACCTTCGGCGACTTCGCCTCTGGCGACATGGCATCGACCTACACAATGTTCGGTGCGGCCTATAAACGTGACCTGAGCGACGCGCTATCTATGGCGATCATCATTGACCAACCATTCGGTGCGGATGTCGACTATGGCGACGCCGATGCGAACTACCCGTTCGCCACGGCATCTGCTAAAGTCTCCACTACTGGCGTCTCCGCAATATTGCGCTACAAGTTGAACGACAACTTCGCCGTCCACGGCGGTGTACGGGCCCTGCGCTCACATGGTGAAGTCAGCCTGCCCGCAATCCCGAGCGCGCCCGCCTACACGCTCGATACCTCCAACGAGACGGATTACAGCTATCTGGTCGGTGCCTCCTACGAAATTCCCGACATCGCGCTTCGTGCAGCAGTGACATACAACTCAAAGACCACGATCAACTTCGACACAACGGAAAGCACCGAAGGCAGCCAGACCTTGGAAGTCATTATGCCCGAGTCGATCAATTTCGACTTTCAAACGGGCATTGCTGCGGACACGTTGTTGATGGTGTCTGCGCGTTACGCGAAATGGACTCAAACCGTCATAGATCCTGTGGGCTACGCAGAGCTTGTGTCTTATGACGATGATACCATCTCTTATTCGTTAGGTCTCGGCCGCCGGTTCTCCGAAAAGCTTTCGGCATCTA encodes:
- a CDS encoding OmpP1/FadL family transporter, with the translated sequence MKTQLTLAAAIAVGATGAYAGGMDRSGQSIAPLFEDGSYVELSFGNVNPTVSGVFTHPTFGDFASGDMASTYTMFGAAYKRDLSDALSMAIIIDQPFGADVDYGDADANYPFATASAKVSTTGVSAILRYKLNDNFAVHGGVRALRSHGEVSLPAIPSAPAYTLDTSNETDYSYLVGASYEIPDIALRAAVTYNSKTTINFDTTESTEGSQTLEVIMPESINFDFQTGIAADTLLMVSARYAKWTQTVIDPVGYAELVSYDDDTISYSLGLGRRFSEKLSASISYGFEKSAGTPTGNLGPTDGYKSVSIGAKYNVSENTAISGGLRYVWIGDATTSTIGSEFTDNNAVGFGLKLSHSF